In the Triplophysa dalaica isolate WHDGS20190420 chromosome 8, ASM1584641v1, whole genome shotgun sequence genome, GTACACAGATGCGTAACAGAATACAGCCTCGTATGGTGGCACTCAAGAACAGCCAACTTTGCAGCCttgtaaataaagtttagaCGGGCATTTAATTACCTAGTAAATTAATGGATCACAGCGTGTAAATTTTAAGATGATACATATGCATGCTTTAATAAATAACCTACAAGAACCAGTATGAGCAGATGGACTTGAGATGGGCCTTATGTtcattgtgtgcatgtgtctgctTCCATATGCATGTGAATGTGCATATACTACTTTGCATGTCTATTAACATGCCTAATGCAGAAGAATCATGCACTTTATTGCACTTTTATGAAGCCCCGATTTGCATTTTACTCATATAGACTTAATGGATAAATAcccacataaaacacacacatctactCTAATCCTTAGCCTTAATATGGGGTGGGGGGAGAATAAGATAACTCTGCTTTATTATTCTCTATATATgctatcatttaaaaacaatcaagAAGGGAAGTGCTGCTTAATTTGACCACATATGTCTCACATCTtgaaagtttcattttttacttcAAGATTGTCTTATGCCTTATCAATGCTGAAAAACATTACAGAACGTGGGCACAATTCCCTTTTAATCGCAGCAAATGAGTGTGTCAAGTGCTGCTATTGTTCACAACGGCTAGCGTCAAAGTTAGGCATCAAATTTTCTCAGCAGTAAGCCGATCAGGGGTTCTTCTTTAGTTACAGCAAATACTGTAAAAGAAACAAGGCactgaaacaaacattttattcaagaGTACACATTTATTAGGAGAGGCTTTTACTTTTGTTCCTgtataattcatatattttgacacaaaaacacaatggcACCCAAATTTAGAAACTGAAAAGGATTCTGGTTAATGGTGATGCATTTATTTCTAATATGAATTGTTATGCTTCACATGATAAATTAGTATACTAAATTCATTCCAGTTAACATCATATTCATACCTGCTTCATGCAAGCTGATCATGTGCTAGGTATTAGGTGACAGTGTGAAAATCAGTGACATTATTAACATCTAAGCTTGACTCTTAGCCCGTAACCAAGCTGTTGAATTGAGTTATTGGTGGCAGAGAACAGATGCTTTAAGGAGGTTGCGATCTGATATTATGATTTCATTTCCACAGTCATTCCCGTAAAATCCGTATATCGTTGGCACAATTGAACTGGCCACTGAATAAAGGGCATCTGTTCAGCTGAGCCAACAAAAACTCAGTTTGCCCTCAACAACTGAAGGAGGACTTCAATCCCTGCAAGACAATTTAAGGACTGTACAAGCAAaagaataaataagaaataacaaacaaagttgcaatttaaagggatagttcaccccaaaatgaaaatcatcattttctcatcctcaGGTTTTTCCGAATAGTCtttcttctgctaaacacaaaggaggatatatgtaaaaatgtgagtaaccaaacagatctcaacccctatttactgccatagtagggaaattaagaatgggagtcaatgggggatgagatctgtttggttcctgacattcttccaaatatcttcatttatgtttagcagaacaaagaaatttatacagatttggaacaacctgaggatgagttattgatgacagaattttccattttgggttaactgtccctttaaaatttgatttaattgtcaTATAAAGTTGTTACATTTAACATGTCATGTTACTTTTATTCACATAGCACTTATTTTactccaaagcagctttacgaCAGGGACAAATATGCAACTTACAGTAGATggtaataaaacagaaaatcagTCGTTAGATTTTATCAGTTTCAGGGTGCACACCATCTTTAAATTTCAAGTCTTAAATGGGAAGCTTTGAGCATTTATATTGGATATAAAGTAACATTGTAGGCTAAAATTTACTGCGAATCATGATAACActtgtgtaattttttaaaagtgtttcaGAGCCCATTTTGACATTTCAGAGTTTATGCGTAATGCATTTATCAGTACATTTCACTCCAACAGACCTGACTAATGCATTCCTCAGGCTCtgctgaaaaataaacaaatacaattgaGTAATTCTATGTATTGGTTTTCTATTTTTAGAGTTTTGGCGTAATGCATCTATCGGTAATTTTTTCTCCAACCGACCTGACTAATGTATTCCACGTGTTCtgctgaattttttttaggaaTTCTACgtattgtttttctattttatttatctcAAACGAAAGAGACATATTTTCCCAGGAGGCACGCGCATTATTGGAAACTCACATGCACTCAGTACATTTCAGTTCATGTGAGAGGAGTGAGCATCTCCATGTACGTACATAGCCAGTCAGTGACGTATACTGAATCCTCAGCAGAGCTGCATCGCGTCATCACTGGTACCCACCACTTCAATAGTATTGCTGCCTTGCCATTTCTTCATATACCTACATATTTTCACAGACACCCTTCTGGCTTTAAATGGTCCGTTTATAATAAAAAGCGAATGACATCTTCTCTGGTCCACTTATTACCACGCTCCATTATAATAAACGAAGCATCTTGGTTTTGTCCTGAGTTTGCAGAAGGCAGCTGCGTTTATTATAATGAGAGGGGATTCGCCCAGTGTAAATGGGATGATGTACTGTACATGACTGTGAATGCGTACTGTACGCAAAAGGCAATGACCGTAAAGAATCTTCTATtaggaagtaaacacaagtcaAACAGGCGAACATATAGCCGGGAACGCTAGAGGCAGTCGCGTAACACCAGACAAATTGAGACTCGATAAATATAGAGCACCGGTTGAATTACATAACAACGAACTTTAGGATATACGATTTGCCTTGAGCCAAATGCGTCAATTGTATTTAGATGAAAAATAAGTCGTGTGCGTAAAAAAGAATAAAGGAATGGGAAAATTACGCGACGCTcgttatataaaatatatgatgcGTCAGTGCAGTTTTTCCTGAAATGACGTTTATACGGAGATATTCGGGCTGTGCTGATCACTGGATATAAAGTTTACAAAATAATACTAGGCAGATTAAAATCATGTTATTCCACAAGCCTAGGTAAAATGCAGGGGATTTGTTGTTCCACAAATATAgcatttcctttaaaaacaagctACAGTGCGTTTCCGCATATAAATACGATGCAAATATaatatgcaaatataatttCACGTGTAAAACGGGGTAGTATAGGAAGTTACAAACCATCTCTCTACAGAAATGCAACATTACAATCATACGATTAGGCGCCTTTCTCGGAAGTCTTACTTGTAAACGATAATGATTAAAACCAACATAAAAGGGCGAATAAGGAAAAGATGTAGAAAAAAACTTGCGACTAGTCAGTACTTACtggttgtttttaaacagcCCATTTGTTCCCGGCTGTTTAAACCAGTGCAACCTACCATAACATAAGATTTAcctttacattttcacattcgagtaatatataaaaatggaaaatgtaatgGTTATATCCAACCTGCGAGCTCAGTACGTTATGTTCCTGTGACAATTCTCAGACATCTCGGGTCGTCGCATCGAGGGCGGAGCGCCACGTTCGTGAGAGATGAATTTGATTGGTGCTCTCTACTGTCAAACAGACCTTTCCACCAATGAGCCCAATGAGCTCCTCAAACAGTCGTCACGCCTTCCCCACGAAGGTTGCGCCGCCCatatctatgtgtgtgtgcgcttattttctttctattttttgtAACCAAAGCTGGATGTGTAGGACGTCACATGTTGTTTTTCCTCTTCACTCCAGTCACTTAGCGATATGTGTTATTTACTGTTAAACTGCTCATCGCAGCGAACGCGCAGCCCGCGCCGGGCACAGAAGAGAGCTTGACTGGATTTTCCCTGCGCTTCAGAGACAAACTGACTGACAGCACAAGTTAAAGAAAAGTGAGAGTTCTTCTTCACAGCATACGAGAATGGCGAGTCCGCCGCCGACGGGAGGACAGCTGCTTTCAAATATGATCGTGAAGAATAACAACCACGTCAAGAAACGAGGATATCTGAGGAAACAGAAGCACGGACACAAGCGCTTTTTCGTGCTGAGGGAGTCGAGCGAGGGCTCTCCTGCCCGGTTGGAGTACTACGAGAGCGagaagaaatggaaaaacaagtCGGCTGCTAAACGGGTTATACCTTTGGACTCCTGCCTGAACATCAACAAGCGAGCCGATGccaaaaacaaacacctgatcgCCCTTTATACCAAGGACGAGTATTTTGCCGTGGCTGCCGAAAACGAGCAGGAGCAGGAGGACTGGTACGAGGTCTTAACGGATTTAATGAACGAGGGGAAAGTGAGCGACGGCTCCGCGTCTAATTCGGCGTCGTCTCTCGTCGGGTTTGACGAGGCGAATTACGGCGTGATAACGCCGGTCTCCGCCACCTACAAGGAGGTTTGGCAAGTCAATCTGAAATCGAAAGGACTTGGACAGAGCAGGAATTTAACGGGCGTTTATAGGCTGTGTTTATCCAGCCGGACCATCAGCTTCGTGAAACTTAACACGGAGGTGGCATCGGTTGTTTTACAGCTGATGAACATACGGCGATGCGGACACTCTGACAGCTTTTTCTTCATCGAGGTGGGCCGATCCGCGTCGATAGGACCCGGCGAGCTGTGGATGCAGGCGGATGACTCCGTTGTGGCGCAAAACATTCACGAAACCATTTTGGAGGCGATGAAAGCGATGAAGGAGATGTCAGAGTTCCGCCCGCGCAGCAAGAGCCAGTCCTCGGGTACCAACCCTATCTCCGTGCCCACCAGGCGGCACTTTAACAATCTTCCGCCGAGTCAGACGGGGCTGCAACGCCGATCGCGCACTGATAGCATGGCAGCGACGTCGCCCGTGACGAAACTCACGTCCTGCAGAATACGCACTGCGAGCGAGGGTGATGGAACTATGACGCGGCCCATGTCAGTGACGGGCAGCCCCATAAGCACAGGCGTAAACAGGACGCATTTAAGCCGCTCCAACACAGTGACAGTTCGCCCGTGCAGAACATTTGAGACCTCATCCCTGCAGCATAGTAAATCCATGTGCATGCCTGTGTCTCGCTCCCCTCCCTTTGCTATCAGCCCTGCCAGCCTGTCTTGCAGCAGTGGCTGTACAACGGAAAGCACTCCTCGCCCCTCCAGCTGCACTGCATCCATTTCGGGGTCGCCTATCGACGCTGGTTTTATCTCTTGCGATGAATGTGGCTCCAGCCCCGGAGATATGCGGCACTTTGCGATGGCAAACCGAAGCAACACACCTGAGTCCCTCACTGGCACGCCCCCCTCTCAGGAGGGCAATGACCTGTTCGGATACATGATCATGGAGAGGCCGAACTCCGTTGGGCGGCGAGGCGCACGAGCGGCGGCAGAGGAGAGCTTAGGAGATCTGGAAAAAGTCTACAGGAAGAGGACGCACTCTCTCACCATGCCTTACCAGAAGAGGGTGCCATCACAAGTGTCCTCAGCTTCACTGGATGAGTACACTCTCATGAGAGCCACTTACACAACTGGAGGCCATTCAGGGCGCTGCTCACACACTGCATCCCCAAAGGTCACATACCCTGAGGATTATGGTGACATTCAAATCGGATCGTTATTGAAAAGTTCCAGCAGTAATCTGGGCGACGATGGCTACATGCCTATGACACCAGGTGTGGCTCCCCAGGGGGGAAAGGCTGACAACTATATGCCCATGAGCCCTATGTGCGTTTCCGCTCCAAAACAGATTATCAACCCGAGGACACACCCCCTTACTATAGCTAATGGTTACAGAACCAATTCCCCCAGCAGCTGTTCTCTAGATGACAGCGGCTACATGAGGATGTTGTGTAGCTCAAAGTTTTCAGTTGATAGCTCTGATGGGAAAATGACTAATGGCGAGTACCTCAACATGTCTCCTGTAGATTGTGGCTCTGTCACACCACCAGACTGCTATCTTAGCCCTGTGGGTGTAGAGCCCTCTCCTTGTCTGAGACAGCTTCACTCGTTTAACTCTCTGCCACGCTGTCATAAGCCCCAGCAGAAGGATACGGAAAGCGATCAGTATGTTGTCATGAATCCACAGAATAACAGGATAATAGAAGAGACAGTAACCACAGCATCTTCCCCTGTACCATCTCCTCTAAGACAAGGCCGGACCGACAGCCTTATTCACAGGCATAGAATAAGCCGACCCACTCGCCTCTCACTAGATACACTACGGACATTACCCAGCATGAATGAGCACCCCCTTCCCACTGAGCCAAAAAGCCCTGGTGAGTACATAAACATAGACTTTGGACCTATTGCTGAAAGCTGCTCGCCACCCTCCAGCGCTTCCTCAGAAAGCCCAGCTTCATCCCTCGGGTCCTCCGGCAGTCAGCGGCAGTCCCCGCTTTCTGATTACATGAACATTAAAGTAAGTTCACAGTCACTCAGATCTGGAAATGCGGCCCCATCTGACGCTTTGGAGACCCTGCCAGAACTGACATCCTGCCCTGCCCACcctgaggaagaggaggaaggaAAGAGGTACCACCTGACGGTACAGGTGGCATCAGTAGGCCTAGCTGGCAAACCTAAAGACGATTACACCGAGATGACGTTCGCCGTGCCCGCTTCGCCTCCACAGCCTGTCTCTCAGCCCTCAGAAGGTGGGCAAACCACCAGCCCATCCTCCTTTGTGCAGAGGCTGACTTTGGACGAGAGTGGTGTGGGAGTGCCCGCTGTAGATTCATTTCTGCTGCGCCGTACCACTCTGGCTTTGGTGGATCCAGACCGGGGTGCCAAAGTGATCCGTGCGGACCCCCAGGGACGCAGACGGCACAGTTCTGAAACGTTCTCGTCTACCACAACAGTTACACCTGTTTTTCCCGCCTTCGTGCACGAGACCAGGCGGCACGGTTCTGCCTCTGTGGAAAACGTGTCCGTCTCTGTGAGGGACGGTGAAGGATCGGATGAAGAGTATAACAGTCCGATGTGCAGAGAGACGTCGGCTGGCTTTCAGAATGGACTAAACTACATTGCCTTAAACTTGATGGATGGGGGACTTGCCAGCTGTGATTCTCTTGTGAGGTTCAAAACTGCCAGCTGCTGTAAGGAGGGCATCAATGGGATACATGCCAGTCCTTATGCCAGCCTTGGGTTCAAGGATACGGCAACGACAGTTAAAGGTAAACATGGTTTTTCCAATTTATGTAACACCTAGTAATGCTACCTTTTCACATTGTGTACGCTTTAATGTAATAGCTAAAGTGGCCAATGCATTTTAGTTTATGATAGCGTTATTTTTCATAACTGGGATTGTTGATAAGAAAGCAGTCAAATTCTAATCAATtcaacttttattaaaacattgttaCAGTATATTTTGGTCATCTGTATAGCTTTATCAACAAAAATGGTTCAAAGGATCTGGGTAAATTTACTACATCATGATATGGCAAAACAcacagtgtatatatttattttttatgcagaAATAACAACGTGCACCAGATTAATGTTCCATATGATTGATTCTCCACTTATGTGTGAGAGTTAATTGAGCAAGTTGGTGTGTCAGAATGATGTAAAAGCCTCTTTGAAAGCTGTGGCgcagtatttatttttagaggCTGATCTCTTCATCCGAGTCCGCAGGATTGTTTTGGGATGAAAACAGTGCAGCTCTGCCTAAGGGTTTATTTATCCACAACGAtaaatttatgttaaaatgtttacagtcGTGTAAGAGTAACTCTGCAAAGTGGGGTTTAAAAGGATGTATATGTGTCTGAGAAAGATAGTATGTCAATAAGAATTCAATAGAgagggaaataaacattttcattatacaTCGACTCGGTTTGCAAACGTGACACAATTGAAACGTTCTGTACAAGAGCTTCACAGCAGCCCCGAAAAACAAGTGAGTCAGTTGTTTATCAGTTGTCAGGTAGATGGTTGAGGACTGGAATGCAGAGCATGTGCAAAGGTTGTTCAGGGAGGTTGTTTTTCCAACCAGACACGTTTCTTTTAAGGAACTGCACACTCTTTTTTTTCAGCACCACGTGAAAAACAGAGATGTTTGTGTGGCTCAGAGATAACATGTGCTGATAGACACAGATCTACACATGCATGGAATTTATGCTCAGATTTGAGTTGTAAgatatgagtttttttttttgagcatTATTAAATTCTGTGGAGGGGAGCATTTATATATACTTTggttcaaaagtttaggatcttaaaaagttacaaatattatttcacattttagaataatagtacTATTAAAAACTCATCAAAGCTATGGATTAACACAAGTTTACTTTTAAGTATTATCTCGTCAGTAAAAAATGATGAGAACGATTTTATTGAAGTGACCCCCCATTTTTGACTGGTTGTGCATTAGGAGTACCCCACACTTTAGTGAGATGGTTTATGTCGTGGCAGAAAGTCAAGTTGAAGGATCTAATCCAAGAAAAAGGCATTTGCATTTGAAGGATAGGGGGTCATTCAAAAGTCTTTGGTGAATGATACTTTACGAAGAGTCTAGAAACATAAGCCTCTCAAAACAACACACCGAAGAGAGCAAATACAAAACCATCAAAAGCCGCGCCTGAGCGCGTCTGTGTGCGAGTAGCTAAAAAAGCAGGTGTTTCTGCCATTCTGTTTACCTCCGCAAAGTGGACAGAGGAAAAAGACATAGCCGCAGGCAACGGAAGCTCTGGAACAGTGGGAGGAGACCACAAAAAAACCTCACACAAACATTGACAAGCATTTGCCAGCGCTCGCCCATGCAGCCCTGTGATTGGTCACAACTAACATTccagaaaaacaaaagatgagCCACAGAGACAGAACACAGAGCTCTTATTTGTGTGGAACAGCCCGATAGGATCTTGGGTCTGTACGGGGCAGATCAGCTAGGTATATTTAGCCGAGATGAGAGTATTGATAAGCTGTGCTTTTACTACGCTGCCATCTTTACTGCAGCGTCACATTCCACTCGTTCCCTCCACCCTCACTTTGACACGCACATTTGCCCAGAATGTTTGTGAATGGAATCACGTTTTTTCAATACAAATGGCCAAAATTCCGTAACAGCCGCAGGAGACATAAGACAAATCAGACGCACTTTTATTCAATTACACAATCTATACAGATCAGCAATGTGTCCGGGATGTTTGACTCATTCAGCAGGTTTATGATAGAGTTTCATCATGTTTATGGATTTATTGGTTTGTGTCACGCTTCctcatatttatttctgtgttttcgCATCGGTGTCCTCAACGAGTCATcgaacatgcacacaaacacaggcaaTGTGTTGAAAATCAGATTGGTCACCTATGACCTTGCCTTGAGGGCTGTAGCCTATCCAGTGCTATGTTTGAGGAGTTCCTTGTGGCCTTTCCAGACCTCACCAAATGAATGTCCCCTTTCATATTATGACTAGAGAAGAGAGTAAACACTGTCTTATTAAAAATTTACAATTCGGACATCCAGAGAACTCATTTCAAGTCTGCGTAGGGCTTCCAGAGATGCCTTCCCCTTGAGAATTGTGCtcgagtgtgtatgtgtgtgagggGCCGGGCCGGCAGATGGTGGGGGCCAGGGTCATGCACCTGCCATTCCAAGCAGTGCACAGTGGTTATCGGGCCCATCAGAGGCCCTGACAATACACTAATGATTACTGACCATCTGCTACCCCACACAAGaccacagacagagacagacagacaggcgcAGGGACCGATATAGAGAGATACAGTCGGATAGCAAGTGAAAGCAGTTGGTAGAAGCTTGAACTAAAAGTGCAATTTCGCTTTTGTCACTGACAAACATAGTCATGCCCCTACCCactttgatttaattgaaaaGTACGCCATTGAAAGAGAGAATGTGTCCAttcatttgtcttttgtattctttcttttatttctgaaaaacaTTCTGACTGCCATCCCTCgccacaacacacaaacacacacctatcCCTGTTCCTTGAATCTATCATCGGTCTATCATCACACCACTCTCGctcctgtctctctttcttccaTCATAAATCCTTTGCTAATATTTTCTCTCCATAATTATGTTCATATTTGAGAAATTACCTTCGCCCTCTCTCCGTCTATGACCGTCACCAATCATCGGGCCGACTCCACCTTCCCAGCCTCTCTCCTCCCCACCCCCTCCCTGTCCTTCTTCACCTTTCAgtcttgttgttgttgttgacttTGTAAGTACCTGCTATTGTTGCAGATTTGATAGTGCTAAACTAGTCCAAGATGTTCTGTTGGGGGCTCTTGCTGGTCCCCATTTTTAGCAGCGCAGATAAGGCGGATTACACATTGCCACAGATTAGACATTGTTGAGCAGCTTTGTTGGGTGTCCAAGCAAGTGGCATATACACGCAAGCACACAAAGCTGTCAAAAACATGTCCAGGTCAAAATAAGCCTTTTGTGGGATTAGTTTGTATTGTGACATTTTCAAGTAAGCCTATTCACattgttatttacattaaatgtatatttatgcattttagcAGTTGAGCTATACATTATGGTTTtgtaataaatagataaaaatacctacattttatgtaaattttattatatgataaataaatgggtCAAAGACGAAAAAGGGTTTAagcaacaaaacaatatttttttaatttaattgcataATTGCAAATGCTAATTAgtttaattttcctttttttttatttgccccATCCCAGGTTTTGCCCAATTGTCAATTAGAATTTTTTACTAATTTAAAGCACATTAATATGTAATATGTtcccttattcttttatatattgtaatatGTACAATTCAGAATAAGCATTTGaaattgtacataaatattgtgttacattGAAAGACAATGTAACAATTATTTCAaccaaatgttgacattttattctccaaAAACTTAGTTGAAAACATAAAGTAaacatttacttacatttaatgtgctttctatggacatacaatcacttttgtaaaatgttttgatggGCATGAATTTGGCCCATATATACCGTATGCATATTTGATATAACCATACTGTATTAATTAATCCAGGTAGATAATGGTAATGGAAATTTGCATTATTGTCacatcaaaataatttcaaaggtTGCATGATAAATAGGACACATTTTTGCTAAGGATTGTACTGTAGATCAAATGTTCACCTTGACCCTCTAGAAAACTATGTACccacaagaaaacaaaagaccAATGTCCTTGTTGTAAACCTCTCAGGGAAAACGACACCTGAGACATAAATAGGCACATGTACAATTCATCACTCTCTATTTAACAtgttgtaaagaaaaaaatgggaTAGTGCTGAACCATAAAAACATCATTGCAGATCTGCATGGGACGCTCTTTAAGAGCACGTGCCGTGTGTGGGAATAATTACATGTCATGTGACATGATTCTGAATGAATGCTTCTTTTCTCTCCTGACTAGCTAAGTGATCtcggtgtgtgtatgtgtgtgtggcggCGCAAACATAACGTGTAGTGATGCTCTACTGTCatgaaatgaatttaaatggCTCCTTGGGCTTTACTGTTGGCTTCTGTTAGCTGTACAGCTGCTTTTGGGGTTTGTTTAAAACCGATCAGTTGAGCTTACTGACTCACTTGAAGAATCTTATTCCTGGACTGGCAGTTGTTTTCATGTGACCGCTACGCTTTGTTGGCTCTGTTGCCTTTTTAGTGTTATGAGATAATACCGTGACATTTACACATGGAGATCATCTAACTGTTCGTACAGTATATCATTCAGCCCAGAGATCCGCTATACTTATGATGTAATGGTAATGATGTTGACTTCTTCAGTCTTAGTCGCTGGTAATACTGTAAAGTTACAGTTTGTTAATTATATCTGTCGTCGATTTTCACCATTTATgagttattgtttgttttttaatagattGTTTGGGTTTAAATGCGTTTTGAAGCAATGATATGAGGTGTTGAGTGTGGAAGTGGTTGATGTAGTTCAACAAAACAAGGAGTGACAATGTTTACT is a window encoding:
- the irs2b gene encoding insulin receptor substrate 2; the encoded protein is MASPPPTGGQLLSNMIVKNNNHVKKRGYLRKQKHGHKRFFVLRESSEGSPARLEYYESEKKWKNKSAAKRVIPLDSCLNINKRADAKNKHLIALYTKDEYFAVAAENEQEQEDWYEVLTDLMNEGKVSDGSASNSASSLVGFDEANYGVITPVSATYKEVWQVNLKSKGLGQSRNLTGVYRLCLSSRTISFVKLNTEVASVVLQLMNIRRCGHSDSFFFIEVGRSASIGPGELWMQADDSVVAQNIHETILEAMKAMKEMSEFRPRSKSQSSGTNPISVPTRRHFNNLPPSQTGLQRRSRTDSMAATSPVTKLTSCRIRTASEGDGTMTRPMSVTGSPISTGVNRTHLSRSNTVTVRPCRTFETSSLQHSKSMCMPVSRSPPFAISPASLSCSSGCTTESTPRPSSCTASISGSPIDAGFISCDECGSSPGDMRHFAMANRSNTPESLTGTPPSQEGNDLFGYMIMERPNSVGRRGARAAAEESLGDLEKVYRKRTHSLTMPYQKRVPSQVSSASLDEYTLMRATYTTGGHSGRCSHTASPKVTYPEDYGDIQIGSLLKSSSSNLGDDGYMPMTPGVAPQGGKADNYMPMSPMCVSAPKQIINPRTHPLTIANGYRTNSPSSCSLDDSGYMRMLCSSKFSVDSSDGKMTNGEYLNMSPVDCGSVTPPDCYLSPVGVEPSPCLRQLHSFNSLPRCHKPQQKDTESDQYVVMNPQNNRIIEETVTTASSPVPSPLRQGRTDSLIHRHRISRPTRLSLDTLRTLPSMNEHPLPTEPKSPGEYINIDFGPIAESCSPPSSASSESPASSLGSSGSQRQSPLSDYMNIKVSSQSLRSGNAAPSDALETLPELTSCPAHPEEEEEGKRYHLTVQVASVGLAGKPKDDYTEMTFAVPASPPQPVSQPSEGGQTTSPSSFVQRLTLDESGVGVPAVDSFLLRRTTLALVDPDRGAKVIRADPQGRRRHSSETFSSTTTVTPVFPAFVHETRRHGSASVENVSVSVRDGEGSDEEYNSPMCRETSAGFQNGLNYIALNLMDGGLASCDSLVRFKTASCCKEGINGIHASPYASLGFKDTATTVKD